A single Micromonospora sp. CCTCC AA 2012012 DNA region contains:
- the eccCa gene encoding type VII secretion protein EccCa produces MSTVVIKRPPRRPAPEIPVGELPVDPPPEIPAVAGGRWQQALLVLPMLGGTVAMAMMFGRGGGAYSYVVGGMFGLSSVAMLVTSWGSASGMPKKSEMMAARREYLRHLTALRRRVRQTAGAQRAGLHYRHPDPARLWSTVDSHRVWERRPGDPDFAVVRVGVGPQTLATPLVPPVTRPLEELEPMTAGALRRFLDAYSVVPDLPVALSLRSFARVFVRGPAGARGTGSPAAQALARAVLTQLAVFHAPDELLVAVCAGPERRELWEWVKWLPHAHHPTRTDALGPVRLVTSSAVELERLLDDVLASRSRFSPVGSATDGPHVVVVLDGGDLTGSTDLAGDGGIDAVTLLDLDTPPPRLLDRYALLLDVVDGGLHSYAADGQAEVGSPDALAVAEAEAVARRLAPLRLASTVRGPDDATGAELGLPELLGIGDPDGFTAEQGWAPRSARDRLRVPIGVGADGGAIELDLKESAQDGMGPHGLLIGATGSGKSELLRTLVLGLAATHSSEQLNFVLVDFKGGATFASFERLPHTAAVITNLKDALPLVDRMVDAINGELVRRQELLRRAGNFASLRDYERARAAGTPLAPLPSLLLICDEFSELLSAKPDFIDLFVQIGRLGRSLGVHLLLASQRLEEGRLRGLDTHLSYRIGLRTFSALESRTVLGVPDAHELPRTPGHGYLRAGTDPLVRFKAAYVSAPVRRPGGPAGAAGAGVPRLLSFSTHLVPVPEPTTPAALPAAEEETGRETLVDALVARLVGQGPPAHQVWLPPLDQSPSLDELLGPVGTDPVRGLAAANPELHGALQVPVAVVDKPFEQRRDLFWLALDGAAGHVAVVGAPQSGKSGLLRTLVCALALTHTPAEVQLYCLDFGGGGLGGLRDLPHVGGVTGRSDPTAVRRTVGEIATLLAERERRFAELGVESMASWRRRRAAALATGQPGTDPFGDVFLVVDGWHTLRADYDDLEPLVTDLATRGLSYGVHVVASGLRWTDFRPAIRDLFGSRLELHLGDPADSVVVKRAVAANVPEKKPGRGITAEGLHFLAALPRLAGLGDGTGDLVKAVAGAWTGPVAPRVRLLPPVLPYAELDLAATTGLAFPVGVAEADLRPVVLDFATEPHFLVFGDAECGKSSFLRALATSIVGRFTPEQARVILVDYRRSLIGTIETPHLIGYGTAAPYTTELIESAAGYLQNRIPGPDVTPAQLRSRSWWSGPELFVLVDDYDLVAGGPTNPLRALEEHLPHARDVGLHLVLARRSGGAGRTQFEPIVQRLRELSTAGLVMSGSPEEGALVGQVRPGPLPAGRGRLVTRREGVRLVQLAHLPPG; encoded by the coding sequence GTGTCCACTGTCGTCATCAAGCGGCCGCCCCGCCGCCCGGCGCCGGAGATCCCGGTCGGCGAACTGCCCGTCGACCCGCCACCGGAGATCCCCGCCGTGGCCGGTGGACGCTGGCAGCAGGCCCTGCTGGTGCTGCCGATGCTCGGTGGGACCGTGGCCATGGCGATGATGTTCGGGCGCGGCGGCGGCGCCTACTCGTACGTGGTCGGCGGCATGTTCGGGCTCTCCTCGGTGGCCATGCTGGTCACCTCCTGGGGCAGCGCCTCCGGGATGCCGAAGAAGTCGGAGATGATGGCCGCCCGGCGGGAGTACCTGCGGCACCTCACCGCGCTGCGGCGGCGGGTCCGGCAGACCGCCGGGGCACAGCGGGCCGGGTTGCACTACCGCCACCCCGACCCGGCCCGGCTCTGGTCCACGGTGGACAGCCACCGGGTCTGGGAGCGCCGACCGGGCGACCCGGACTTCGCCGTGGTCCGGGTGGGCGTCGGTCCGCAGACCCTGGCCACCCCGCTCGTCCCGCCGGTCACCCGGCCGCTGGAGGAGCTGGAACCGATGACCGCCGGGGCGCTGCGGCGCTTCCTCGACGCGTACTCGGTGGTGCCGGACCTGCCGGTGGCGCTCTCGCTGCGCAGCTTCGCCCGGGTCTTCGTCCGGGGCCCGGCCGGCGCGCGGGGCACCGGGTCACCGGCCGCCCAGGCGCTCGCCCGGGCCGTGCTCACCCAGCTCGCCGTCTTCCACGCCCCCGACGAACTGCTCGTCGCGGTCTGCGCCGGGCCCGAACGGCGGGAGCTGTGGGAGTGGGTCAAGTGGCTGCCGCACGCCCACCACCCCACCCGCACCGACGCGCTCGGTCCGGTCCGGCTCGTCACCAGCTCCGCCGTCGAGCTGGAACGCCTCCTCGACGACGTGTTGGCCAGCCGGTCCCGGTTCAGCCCGGTCGGCTCCGCCACCGACGGCCCGCACGTCGTGGTGGTCCTCGACGGCGGCGACCTGACCGGGTCGACCGACCTGGCCGGTGACGGCGGCATCGACGCGGTCACCCTGCTCGACCTGGACACCCCGCCGCCCCGCCTGCTCGACCGGTACGCCCTGCTGCTCGACGTGGTCGACGGCGGGCTGCACTCGTACGCCGCCGACGGGCAGGCCGAGGTGGGCAGCCCCGACGCGCTGGCCGTCGCCGAGGCCGAGGCGGTCGCCCGCCGGCTCGCCCCGCTGCGGCTGGCCAGCACCGTACGCGGACCGGACGACGCGACCGGCGCCGAGCTGGGCCTGCCCGAGCTGCTCGGCATCGGCGACCCGGACGGCTTCACCGCCGAGCAGGGCTGGGCGCCCCGGTCGGCGCGGGACCGGCTGCGGGTGCCGATCGGGGTGGGCGCCGACGGCGGCGCCATCGAGCTGGACCTGAAGGAGTCGGCGCAGGACGGCATGGGCCCGCACGGCCTGCTCATCGGGGCCACCGGCTCCGGCAAGTCGGAGCTGCTGCGGACCCTGGTCCTCGGCCTGGCCGCCACGCACAGCTCGGAGCAGCTCAACTTCGTGCTGGTCGACTTCAAGGGCGGGGCGACCTTCGCCTCCTTCGAGCGGCTGCCGCACACCGCCGCGGTGATCACCAACCTGAAGGACGCGCTGCCGCTGGTCGACCGGATGGTCGACGCGATCAACGGGGAGCTGGTCCGCCGGCAGGAACTGCTGCGTCGGGCCGGCAACTTCGCCAGCCTCCGGGACTACGAACGGGCCCGCGCGGCGGGCACCCCGCTGGCCCCGCTGCCGTCGCTGCTGCTGATCTGCGACGAGTTCTCCGAGCTGCTCTCGGCCAAGCCCGACTTCATCGACCTGTTCGTGCAGATCGGCCGGCTGGGCCGGTCGCTGGGGGTGCACCTGCTGCTGGCCAGCCAGCGGCTGGAGGAGGGGCGGCTGCGCGGGCTGGACACCCACCTGTCGTACCGGATCGGGTTGCGGACCTTCTCGGCGCTGGAGTCCCGGACGGTGCTCGGGGTGCCCGACGCGCACGAGCTGCCGCGTACCCCCGGGCACGGTTACCTGCGCGCGGGCACCGACCCGCTGGTCCGGTTCAAGGCCGCGTACGTCTCCGCGCCGGTCCGCCGCCCCGGCGGCCCGGCGGGCGCGGCCGGTGCCGGCGTGCCCCGGCTGCTGTCCTTCTCCACCCACCTGGTGCCGGTCCCGGAGCCGACCACCCCGGCCGCGCTCCCCGCCGCCGAGGAGGAGACCGGCCGGGAGACCCTGGTCGACGCGCTGGTCGCCCGGCTGGTCGGGCAGGGCCCGCCGGCCCACCAGGTGTGGCTGCCGCCGCTGGACCAGTCCCCCTCCCTCGACGAGCTGCTCGGCCCGGTCGGCACCGACCCGGTACGCGGACTGGCCGCCGCCAACCCGGAGCTGCACGGCGCCCTCCAGGTGCCGGTGGCCGTCGTCGACAAGCCCTTCGAGCAGCGCCGCGACCTGTTCTGGCTGGCGCTGGACGGCGCCGCCGGGCACGTCGCGGTGGTCGGTGCGCCGCAGAGCGGCAAGTCGGGTCTGCTGCGGACGCTGGTCTGCGCGCTGGCGCTCACCCACACCCCGGCCGAGGTGCAGCTCTACTGCCTCGACTTCGGCGGCGGCGGGCTGGGCGGCCTCCGCGACCTGCCGCACGTCGGCGGGGTCACCGGCCGCTCCGACCCGACGGCGGTGCGGCGCACCGTCGGGGAGATCGCCACCCTGCTCGCCGAGCGGGAGCGGCGCTTCGCCGAGCTGGGCGTGGAGTCGATGGCGAGCTGGCGTCGGCGGCGGGCCGCCGCCCTGGCCACCGGGCAGCCCGGCACCGACCCGTTCGGCGACGTCTTTCTCGTGGTCGACGGCTGGCACACCCTGCGCGCCGACTACGACGACCTGGAACCGCTGGTCACCGACCTGGCCACCCGGGGCCTGTCGTACGGGGTGCACGTGGTGGCGAGCGGTCTGCGGTGGACGGACTTCCGGCCGGCGATCCGCGACCTGTTCGGCTCACGGCTGGAACTGCACCTCGGCGACCCGGCCGACTCGGTGGTGGTGAAGCGGGCGGTCGCGGCGAACGTGCCGGAGAAGAAGCCCGGCCGGGGCATCACCGCCGAGGGGCTGCACTTCCTCGCCGCCCTGCCCCGGCTCGCCGGTCTCGGCGACGGGACGGGCGACCTGGTGAAGGCGGTCGCCGGGGCGTGGACCGGGCCGGTGGCCCCCCGGGTCCGGCTGCTCCCGCCGGTGCTGCCGTACGCCGAGCTGGACCTGGCCGCGACCACCGGGCTGGCCTTCCCGGTCGGGGTGGCCGAGGCGGACCTGCGCCCGGTGGTGCTGGACTTCGCCACCGAGCCGCACTTCCTGGTCTTCGGCGACGCCGAGTGCGGCAAGTCCTCGTTCCTGCGGGCGCTGGCCACCTCGATCGTCGGCCGGTTCACCCCGGAGCAGGCGCGGGTCATCCTGGTGGACTACCGGCGCAGCCTGATCGGGACGATCGAGACGCCGCACCTGATCGGTTACGGCACCGCCGCGCCGTACACCACCGAGCTGATCGAGTCGGCCGCCGGCTATCTCCAGAACCGCATCCCCGGGCCCGACGTCACCCCGGCCCAGCTGCGCAGCCGCTCCTGGTGGTCCGGTCCGGAGCTGTTCGTGCTGGTGGACGACTACGACCTGGTGGCCGGCGGGCCGACGAACCCGCTGCGCGCCCTGGAGGAGCACCTGCCGCACGCCCGCGACGTGGGGCTGCACCTGGTGCTGGCCCGCCGCTCGGGCGGCGCGGGCCGGACCCAGTTCGAGCCGATCGTGCAGCGGCTCCGGGAGCTCTCCACCGCCGGTCTGGTGATGTCCGGCAGCCCGGAGGAGGGGGCGTTGGTGGGTCAGGTCCGACCGGGTCCGCTGCCCGCCGGTCGCGGTCGGCTGGTCACCCGCCGGGAGGGCGTACGGCTGGTGCAGTTGGCGCATCTGCCCCCGGGTTGA
- the eccD gene encoding type VII secretion integral membrane protein EccD encodes MQSGLARVTISAPQRRLDVALPEQVPLAELLPEVLRHAGEGLADDGERHGGWVLRRTDGAVLATAQALLPQGVRDGEVLHLVPAHDQWPELEYDDVVEAIADGARRRGSAWSPAATRVAVLAGAGVPLAVGLVAVLVAGPGRLTGWPVALGVALLLTLAGTAASRAYGDGPAGATLGGYALPYAAAAGALAVGSGDPVGPFAPLRWLGAPELLAGSVALLLVAVLGLVGVASRSRVFVAGTTVGLVGAAAALGGLVLSAEGTAAVLLCVLVFALGALPLLAIRLGKLPLPPITLPSTAPAGGPDGVRDLPDRGRVHAAVARTEEMLTGMLLGHAVLAVAAATVLATAGGVAGRLLVAVGSAVLLLRSRLFVAVRHRVPTVVAGLAGAVVLGGVLADRTGPDGLLALAVGGLLLALISVAAGTTYARRPVSPYLGRLADLTDTALVVSVVPVACAVLDLYDRARGLLG; translated from the coding sequence ATGCAATCCGGGCTGGCCCGGGTCACGATCAGTGCGCCGCAGCGGCGACTCGACGTGGCCCTGCCGGAGCAGGTCCCCCTGGCCGAACTGCTCCCCGAGGTGCTCCGGCACGCCGGTGAGGGGCTGGCCGACGACGGCGAACGGCACGGCGGCTGGGTGCTGCGCCGTACCGACGGCGCGGTGCTGGCCACCGCTCAGGCGCTGCTGCCGCAGGGCGTCCGCGACGGCGAGGTGCTGCACCTGGTGCCGGCCCACGACCAGTGGCCGGAGCTGGAGTACGACGACGTGGTCGAGGCGATCGCCGACGGCGCCCGCCGCCGGGGCAGCGCCTGGTCGCCGGCCGCCACCCGGGTCGCCGTCCTGGCCGGGGCCGGCGTGCCGCTCGCCGTCGGGCTGGTCGCCGTGCTGGTCGCCGGGCCCGGACGACTCACCGGCTGGCCCGTCGCGCTCGGGGTGGCGCTGCTGCTCACCCTCGCCGGCACCGCCGCCTCCCGGGCGTACGGGGACGGCCCGGCCGGCGCCACCCTCGGCGGGTACGCCCTGCCCTACGCCGCGGCGGCCGGCGCGCTGGCGGTCGGCTCCGGCGACCCGGTCGGCCCGTTCGCGCCGCTGCGCTGGCTCGGCGCCCCCGAACTCCTGGCCGGCTCGGTGGCGCTGCTGCTGGTGGCGGTGCTCGGCCTGGTCGGGGTGGCCAGCCGGTCCCGGGTCTTCGTGGCCGGCACGACGGTCGGCCTGGTCGGCGCGGCGGCCGCGCTCGGCGGGCTCGTGCTCAGTGCCGAGGGCACCGCGGCGGTGCTGCTCTGCGTACTGGTCTTCGCGCTCGGCGCGCTGCCGCTGCTGGCGATCCGGCTCGGCAAGCTGCCGTTGCCGCCGATCACCCTCCCGTCGACCGCCCCGGCCGGTGGGCCGGACGGGGTCCGCGACCTGCCCGACCGGGGGCGGGTCCACGCGGCGGTGGCCCGGACCGAGGAGATGCTGACCGGGATGCTGCTCGGGCACGCCGTCCTCGCGGTGGCCGCCGCCACGGTGCTCGCCACGGCCGGCGGGGTGGCGGGGCGGCTGCTGGTGGCGGTCGGGTCCGCCGTCCTGCTGCTGCGCTCGCGGCTCTTCGTCGCGGTCCGCCACCGGGTGCCCACGGTCGTCGCCGGGCTGGCCGGGGCCGTCGTCCTCGGCGGGGTGCTCGCCGACCGGACCGGCCCGGACGGGCTGCTCGCGCTGGCCGTCGGCGGGCTGCTGCTGGCCCTGATCTCGGTCGCCGCCGGCACCACGTACGCCCGGCGGCCCGTCTCCCCGTACCTCGGTCGGCTGGCCGACCTGACCGACACCGCGCTGGTGGTCTCCGTGGTCCCGGTGGCCTGCGCGGTGCTGGACCTCTACGACCGGGCCCGGGGCCTGCTGGGCTGA